The Streptomyces sp. SS1-1 genome has a segment encoding these proteins:
- a CDS encoding LysR family transcriptional regulator: MDHVDLNLIEALDALLAENSVTRAAERLHTSPPAMSRALARLRRAFGDPLLVRAGRDLVPTPRALELRGEVQAVTSRARALFAPSGTADPRTAVRTFDLQVGDMLSTTFIPRLLDDLRAEAPGISLRLRPESLEDTPALREGLVDLEVGIVRQGHPEIRSETLLTETLTGVVRPDHPLAKARTVTPRRFAAADHVVVSRRGRAHGPIDERLAEAGLSRRVVAVVPSVATALFLTRETDVVGVAPAGLGRSMLRTLGLHTFPIPLELPPLTVGMAWHPRNDHDRTHQLLRARTRHIMTTAPDGAGGVGP, from the coding sequence GTGGACCACGTCGACCTGAACCTCATCGAGGCCCTGGACGCCCTGCTCGCCGAGAACAGCGTGACCAGGGCGGCGGAACGGCTGCACACCTCGCCCCCGGCCATGAGCCGCGCCCTGGCCCGGCTGCGGCGTGCCTTCGGCGACCCGCTCCTCGTACGGGCCGGACGCGACCTCGTACCGACGCCCAGGGCGCTGGAACTGCGCGGCGAGGTGCAGGCGGTCACCAGCCGTGCCCGCGCCCTGTTCGCGCCGTCGGGCACCGCCGACCCGCGCACCGCCGTCCGCACGTTCGACCTGCAGGTCGGCGACATGCTGTCCACGACGTTCATCCCGCGCCTCCTCGACGACCTGCGGGCCGAGGCGCCCGGCATCTCCCTGCGGCTGCGCCCGGAGAGCCTGGAGGACACCCCGGCGCTGCGCGAGGGCCTGGTGGACCTGGAGGTCGGGATCGTCCGGCAGGGGCACCCGGAGATCCGCTCCGAGACGCTGCTCACGGAGACGCTGACCGGCGTCGTCCGCCCGGACCACCCCCTCGCGAAGGCGCGGACGGTGACACCGCGACGCTTCGCCGCCGCCGACCACGTCGTGGTGTCCCGGCGCGGCCGGGCGCACGGCCCCATCGACGAACGGCTCGCCGAGGCCGGGCTGAGCCGGCGCGTGGTCGCCGTGGTCCCCAGCGTGGCGACCGCCCTCTTCCTGACCCGCGAGACCGACGTCGTCGGCGTCGCCCCGGCCGGACTCGGACGGTCCATGCTGCGCACGCTCGGGCTGCACACCTTCCCGATCCCGCTCGAACTGCCGCCCCTGACCGTGGGCATGGCGTGGCACCCCCGCAACGACCACGACCGCACCCACCAGCTGCTCCGCGCCCGCACCCGCCACATCATGACGACGGCGCCGGACGGGGCGGGGGGCGTCGGGCCCTGA
- a CDS encoding VOC family protein translates to MDMKLEVVVVPVSDVDRAKDFYTALGWRLDADVPTDDSFRVVQMTPPGSPASVIFGTNVTEQAPGTARGLHLVVDDIEAAHSELKRNGAEPSEIFHDAGGVFHHGGTDARVPGPDPQRGSYGSFLSFSDPDGNGYVLQEITTRLPGRLDPSTTAFASADDLAGALRRAAAAHGEHEARTGAEDPDWPDWYARYMVAEQSGAELPD, encoded by the coding sequence ATGGACATGAAACTCGAGGTCGTCGTGGTGCCGGTGTCCGACGTCGACCGGGCGAAGGACTTCTACACGGCGCTGGGCTGGCGGCTCGACGCGGACGTCCCCACGGACGACTCGTTCCGGGTCGTTCAGATGACCCCTCCGGGCTCACCGGCGTCGGTCATCTTCGGAACCAACGTGACCGAGCAAGCGCCGGGCACGGCACGGGGTCTGCACCTGGTGGTCGACGACATCGAGGCGGCCCACAGCGAGCTGAAACGGAACGGCGCCGAACCGAGCGAGATCTTCCACGACGCCGGGGGCGTCTTCCACCACGGCGGCACGGACGCGCGGGTGCCGGGCCCCGACCCGCAGCGCGGCAGCTACGGCTCGTTCCTGTCGTTCAGCGACCCGGACGGCAACGGGTACGTGCTCCAGGAGATCACCACCCGGCTGCCGGGCCGACTGGACCCCTCGACGACGGCGTTCGCGTCGGCCGACGACCTGGCGGGCGCCCTGCGCCGGGCCGCCGCCGCGCACGGCGAGCACGAGGCCCGTACCGGCGCGGAGGACCCCGACTGGCCGGACTGGTACGCCCGGTACATGGTCGCCGAGCAGTCGGGGGCGGAGCTGCCGGACTAG
- a CDS encoding DUF6099 family protein has product MDAVRLIVNSRRALAGSGGAPDIMTEVWQAQALAQAIGSRLAVYGPPELRGEAIGLTELAGRGCGVLEIPDLAEGALRAAQLTELGDARQALMNLGSLLGEAGIALVGVASSADDETTYWRCMEAIDAADESRDRVLEMLRRLADRDEVLADREAG; this is encoded by the coding sequence ATGGACGCGGTGCGGCTGATCGTGAACAGCAGGCGAGCGCTGGCCGGCAGCGGCGGCGCGCCGGACATCATGACCGAGGTGTGGCAGGCCCAGGCACTCGCGCAGGCCATCGGCAGCCGGCTCGCCGTCTACGGACCGCCCGAACTGCGCGGTGAGGCCATCGGGTTGACCGAGCTCGCGGGACGCGGCTGCGGCGTCCTGGAGATCCCGGACCTCGCGGAGGGCGCGTTACGCGCCGCCCAGCTCACCGAGCTGGGCGACGCGCGGCAGGCCCTGATGAACCTGGGCAGCCTTCTGGGCGAGGCCGGGATCGCCCTGGTCGGCGTGGCCAGCTCCGCCGACGACGAGACGACGTACTGGCGCTGCATGGAGGCCATCGACGCCGCCGACGAGTCCCGCGACCGCGTCCTGGAGATGCTCCGCAGACTGGCGGACCGAGACGAGGTCCTGGCGGACCGGGAGGCGGGCTGA
- a CDS encoding cell division protein SepF, producing MNSYDVTDEQWEGLAQVVPLRGRDAWPSAVDHRAMPEAVTEPRRRFVVLRVNVFGDAREVAETLMAGIPVLLDLTGAENEVAKRVLDFSTGVVFGLGSGMHRVDRNVFLLTPPGTEVSGLMETAGVPGA from the coding sequence GTGAACAGCTACGACGTCACCGATGAACAGTGGGAGGGGCTCGCCCAGGTCGTGCCTTTGAGGGGGCGTGACGCCTGGCCGTCGGCGGTGGACCACCGTGCGATGCCAGAGGCGGTGACCGAGCCGCGCCGGCGTTTCGTCGTCCTGCGGGTCAACGTCTTCGGGGACGCCCGCGAGGTCGCCGAGACCCTGATGGCGGGCATCCCGGTGCTGCTGGACCTGACGGGCGCGGAGAACGAGGTCGCCAAGCGGGTGCTCGACTTCAGCACCGGCGTGGTCTTCGGCCTGGGCAGCGGGATGCACCGCGTCGACCGGAACGTGTTCCTGCTGACACCGCCCGGCACCGAGGTGAGCGGGCTGATGGAGACGGCCGGCGTCCCCGGCGCCTGA
- a CDS encoding nucleotide pyrophosphohydrolase: MTEPLDVAGLQRRLAEFAAARDWQPYHTPKNLVSALGVEAAELQEIFQWLTPEESARVMDDADTAARVRDEVADVLAYLLQLCEVLGVDPLAALDAKIDRNERRFPRPGERPPPAE; the protein is encoded by the coding sequence GTGACCGAACCCCTCGATGTGGCCGGACTCCAGCGCAGGCTCGCGGAGTTCGCCGCCGCGCGCGACTGGCAGCCGTACCACACGCCGAAGAACCTCGTCTCCGCGCTCGGTGTGGAGGCCGCCGAACTCCAGGAGATCTTCCAGTGGCTGACCCCGGAGGAGTCCGCCCGCGTCATGGACGACGCCGATACGGCGGCCCGGGTGCGGGACGAGGTCGCGGACGTCCTGGCGTATCTGCTCCAGCTGTGCGAGGTGCTCGGCGTCGACCCGCTGGCCGCGCTGGACGCGAAGATCGACCGGAACGAGCGGAGGTTCCCGCGTCCCGGCGAGCGTCCTCCACCCGCTGAGTGA
- a CDS encoding HEAT repeat domain-containing protein, with the protein MQEVVPIDPTHTTPHTARLSAALGADDPSVRLKAALAAGSSADPGLLDALVERCAVEPDFFVRDMLSWALTRLPSGPTLARVRRELDADRAQARAQALHTLSKIGDRTAWTWIPRALLHDRDDEVARTAWRVTVALAPDDEETRVDLAGELVRQLGRGDRAVRLSLSRALIDLGEVTRPALERAAAGPDPAVATHAAATELLRERPETGFDAVVDEAKRIVALGPERAARPAPDPTAAQGTAPC; encoded by the coding sequence GTGCAGGAGGTGGTCCCGATCGACCCGACACACACGACCCCGCACACCGCCCGCCTGAGCGCTGCCCTGGGCGCCGACGACCCGTCGGTCCGGCTCAAGGCGGCCCTGGCGGCCGGCTCGTCCGCCGACCCCGGCCTGCTGGACGCCCTGGTCGAGCGCTGCGCGGTCGAACCGGACTTCTTCGTACGGGACATGCTGTCCTGGGCCCTGACCCGCCTGCCGTCCGGTCCGACCCTGGCCAGGGTCCGGCGGGAACTCGACGCCGACCGTGCCCAGGCGCGCGCCCAGGCCCTGCACACGCTCTCCAAGATCGGCGACAGGACCGCGTGGACATGGATCCCGCGCGCGCTGCTGCACGACCGGGACGACGAGGTGGCCCGGACGGCCTGGCGTGTCACGGTCGCCCTCGCACCGGACGACGAGGAGACCCGCGTGGACCTGGCCGGTGAACTGGTCCGGCAGCTGGGCCGCGGCGACCGGGCCGTACGGCTGAGCCTGAGCCGGGCGCTCATCGACCTCGGGGAGGTGACCCGGCCGGCCCTGGAGCGGGCCGCCGCCGGCCCCGACCCGGCGGTGGCCACGCACGCCGCCGCCACCGAACTGCTCCGCGAGCGCCCGGAGACCGGTTTCGACGCGGTGGTGGACGAGGCCAAACGGATCGTCGCCCTCGGCCCGGAGAGGGCCGCCCGGCCCGCCCCGGACCCGACGGCCGCCCAGGGGACCGCCCCATGCTGA
- a CDS encoding HEAT repeat domain-containing protein: MLIGEVARRSGVSARMLRHYDALGLVRPTGRTVGGYREYSAEDVRRIFHVESLRSLGLSLHQVAQALGDPAFTPDALVGDLIRWTRERLDRERELLERLHAIDASAPADWQDVLRVVALMQGLDSPHAARRQQAVLARQDDVPVPAELLAKAVLAEPDPVVSGALRWALARAGDAGVTALAAALHDDDPAVRLRAVRALTDLAEVPQAAAALEDALADPDPAVRRPAALTLGRRGTTAAVPVLVGMVVDGVNDVDAADVLGALSEDPACADRVLAALTGELAAPGADSATRIRLTQALVELPGPGGREVLDRLSRDGDPAVARVAAAFAKLLEERP, from the coding sequence ATGCTGATCGGTGAGGTCGCCCGGCGCTCCGGGGTCAGTGCCCGGATGCTCCGGCACTACGACGCCCTCGGCCTGGTGCGGCCCACCGGGCGGACCGTCGGCGGGTACCGCGAGTACTCCGCCGAGGACGTGCGCCGGATCTTCCACGTGGAGAGCCTGCGGTCCCTCGGCCTCTCCCTCCACCAGGTCGCGCAGGCGCTGGGCGACCCGGCCTTCACCCCGGACGCCCTGGTCGGCGACCTCATCCGGTGGACCCGGGAGCGGCTGGACCGGGAACGGGAACTGCTCGAACGGCTCCATGCCATCGACGCGTCGGCCCCCGCCGACTGGCAGGACGTCCTGCGGGTCGTCGCCCTCATGCAGGGCCTGGACTCACCCCATGCCGCGCGCCGGCAACAGGCCGTCCTCGCCCGGCAGGACGACGTCCCCGTCCCCGCCGAGCTGCTGGCCAAAGCCGTCCTGGCCGAGCCCGACCCGGTCGTGTCGGGCGCCCTGCGCTGGGCGCTCGCGCGGGCCGGGGACGCCGGGGTGACCGCCCTGGCCGCCGCGTTGCACGACGACGACCCCGCCGTCCGGCTGCGGGCCGTGCGGGCGCTCACAGACCTGGCCGAGGTCCCCCAGGCGGCGGCCGCGCTGGAGGACGCGCTCGCGGACCCGGACCCGGCGGTCCGCCGCCCGGCCGCCCTCACGCTGGGCCGCCGGGGCACGACCGCGGCCGTACCCGTGCTCGTCGGCATGGTGGTCGACGGCGTCAACGACGTCGACGCGGCGGACGTCCTCGGCGCGCTGTCCGAGGACCCGGCCTGCGCCGACCGCGTCCTGGCCGCCCTGACCGGCGAACTCGCCGCCCCCGGCGCCGACTCCGCGACCCGTATCCGTCTCACGCAGGCGCTGGTCGAACTGCCCGGTCCCGGCGGGCGCGAGGTGCTGGACCGGCTGTCCCGGGACGGCGACCCCGCCGTCGCCAGGGTCGCCGCGGCCTTCGCCAAACTGCTCGAAGAACGTCCGTGA
- a CDS encoding ATP-binding protein, whose protein sequence is MGLSSVSGAVSVPPQGRRTGVAAHPPSPAPADEPAEERPGEGPPDPPRPHVVELRLSAFAGHRRAVFPLGPCTFLAGPSGSGKTTALRAYEALAGLAGGRTVGEAFPDPAACVPERARPDAQRRRGFRIGCTADGPEGPVRLDVAVQAEPELRIVGERLTAGGVVLLETALRDPGRRSVQAAWHTAGQTPVTRAPLPDDRLGTALLPLRVAGTTDGQRRVLAAAEQLVVALRSVFVCDPVPERMRAEVPVGSGRLLGGCDNLADVLWRTRSECTRRHARLVAAARAGCTGPVTDVAAELLPDGTVRALLDRGDGVRTALGRLGYGELRYLALSLVLLTGPGVLEVDPVREVPAALQTLGVLADGLDRGLDPVQRSELTGLAARMGARGHIRLVGSVSDPSGLAETDGVTVVHLKA, encoded by the coding sequence ATGGGCCTTTCCTCTGTCTCCGGTGCCGTGTCCGTGCCGCCCCAGGGCCGTCGGACGGGGGTGGCGGCACACCCGCCCAGCCCCGCCCCGGCGGACGAACCCGCCGAGGAGCGTCCGGGCGAAGGCCCGCCCGACCCGCCCCGGCCCCACGTCGTCGAACTGCGGCTGTCCGCGTTCGCCGGGCACCGCCGTGCCGTGTTCCCGCTCGGCCCGTGCACGTTCCTCGCGGGACCCAGCGGCTCCGGCAAGACGACCGCGCTGCGGGCGTACGAGGCACTCGCCGGGCTCGCCGGCGGCCGGACCGTCGGGGAGGCGTTCCCCGACCCCGCGGCCTGCGTCCCGGAGCGGGCGCGCCCGGACGCCCAGCGGCGGCGGGGCTTCCGTATCGGCTGCACCGCCGACGGCCCGGAGGGCCCGGTGCGGCTCGACGTGGCCGTGCAGGCGGAGCCCGAACTGCGGATCGTGGGGGAGCGGTTGACGGCGGGCGGTGTCGTCCTCCTGGAGACGGCCCTGCGCGACCCGGGCCGGCGCAGTGTGCAGGCCGCCTGGCACACGGCCGGGCAGACCCCGGTGACACGGGCCCCGCTCCCCGACGACCGGCTCGGCACCGCGCTGCTGCCGCTGCGGGTGGCCGGGACGACGGACGGGCAGCGGCGGGTCCTCGCGGCGGCCGAGCAACTGGTGGTGGCGCTGCGCTCGGTGTTCGTCTGCGATCCCGTGCCCGAACGGATGCGGGCCGAGGTCCCGGTCGGCTCCGGACGGCTGCTCGGCGGCTGCGACAACCTCGCCGACGTGCTGTGGCGCACGCGCTCCGAGTGCACACGACGGCACGCCCGGCTCGTCGCCGCCGCCCGCGCGGGATGCACCGGCCCGGTGACGGACGTCGCCGCCGAACTGCTGCCGGACGGGACCGTCCGCGCCCTGCTCGACCGGGGCGACGGCGTCCGCACCGCGCTCGGCCGGCTCGGATACGGCGAACTGCGCTATCTGGCGCTGTCGCTGGTGCTGCTGACCGGACCCGGTGTCCTGGAGGTCGACCCGGTCCGCGAGGTGCCCGCCGCCCTGCAGACGCTGGGCGTCCTCGCGGACGGCCTCGACCGGGGCCTGGACCCCGTGCAGCGATCCGAGTTGACGGGGCTCGCGGCGCGCATGGGGGCACGGGGGCACATCCGGCTGGTCGGGTCGGTCAGCGACCCCTCGGGCCTGGCGGAGACGGACGGCGTGACGGTGGTACACCTGAAGGCGTGA
- a CDS encoding SDR family oxidoreductase, whose translation MTASDEAEAVAPVPGGPAGQTVVVVGGSSGIGLETARQVRAAGGDVILTARDPGRLERAAEELKPLSTAAFDAMEADRLEGFLRELPGQVDHVMVTAGSPSYTPLADLDLTAGGRDFGARLAMLLAAGRACRDKVRPGGTLLFIGGTGARRPAPGMAVIGALTAALPALAANLAVEIAPVRVNLLAAGFVDTPLSASLLGERLEERREELRRTLPIGRVVGPGDVASLALHIMANGALTGATYDIDGGQQLVAH comes from the coding sequence GTGACAGCGAGCGACGAGGCGGAGGCGGTTGCCCCGGTGCCGGGCGGGCCCGCCGGGCAGACGGTCGTGGTCGTGGGCGGCAGTTCGGGCATCGGCCTGGAGACCGCCCGGCAGGTGCGGGCGGCCGGCGGCGACGTGATCCTCACGGCCCGCGACCCCGGGCGTCTGGAGCGGGCCGCCGAGGAGCTGAAGCCGTTGAGCACCGCCGCGTTCGACGCCATGGAGGCCGACCGTCTGGAGGGATTCCTGCGGGAGCTGCCCGGTCAGGTCGACCACGTGATGGTGACGGCGGGCAGCCCCTCGTACACCCCGCTCGCCGACCTCGATCTGACCGCGGGCGGCCGGGACTTCGGCGCGCGGCTCGCGATGCTGCTCGCGGCGGGACGGGCCTGCCGGGACAAGGTCAGGCCCGGCGGGACGCTGCTGTTCATCGGCGGGACCGGTGCGCGCCGCCCCGCCCCCGGCATGGCGGTGATCGGCGCGCTCACCGCGGCCCTGCCCGCGCTGGCCGCGAACCTGGCCGTGGAGATCGCCCCGGTGCGGGTGAACCTCCTCGCCGCGGGCTTCGTGGACACGCCCCTGTCGGCGTCCCTCCTCGGGGAGCGACTTGAGGAGCGCCGCGAGGAGTTGCGCCGCACACTGCCCATCGGGCGGGTCGTCGGACCGGGCGACGTCGCCTCCCTCGCGCTGCACATCATGGCCAACGGCGCCCTCACCGGCGCCACCTACGACATCGACGGCGGCCAGCAGCTCGTCGCGCACTGA